From Plasmodium cynomolgi strain B DNA, scaffold: 0899, whole genome shotgun sequence, a single genomic window includes:
- a CDS encoding hypothetical protein (putative), translating into MGRSFCNKVSKLLKDLSPEQENKLKGDCHYFRH; encoded by the coding sequence ATGGGTAGATCTTTTTGCAATAAAGTATCAAAGCTTTTAAAAGATTTATCCCCTGAACAGGAAAATAAACTTAAAGGTGATTGTCACTACTTTAGACACTGA